A portion of the Sulfurospirillum diekertiae genome contains these proteins:
- a CDS encoding YbaK/EbsC family protein — MAIEKVKAYFKIYEMESQVIEFAVSSATVELAAAALACAPERIAKSLTFYGEESAILIVTAGDAKVDNQKFKEHFNMKAKMLKAEDVEPLIGHAIGGVCPFGVNANVHIYLDISLKRFDVVYPAAGSANSAIALDLKSLEVHSKALGWVDVCKNW, encoded by the coding sequence ATGGCAATAGAAAAAGTCAAAGCTTATTTTAAAATATATGAGATGGAATCTCAGGTGATTGAGTTTGCAGTTTCAAGTGCAACCGTTGAGCTTGCCGCTGCTGCATTAGCATGTGCACCAGAGCGCATTGCTAAAAGTCTTACTTTTTATGGGGAAGAGAGTGCTATACTGATTGTGACCGCAGGTGATGCTAAAGTCGATAATCAAAAATTTAAAGAACATTTCAACATGAAAGCTAAAATGTTGAAAGCAGAAGATGTTGAACCACTTATCGGACATGCCATCGGTGGTGTTTGTCCGTTTGGTGTCAATGCCAATGTACATATTTATTTGGATATTTCACTCAAGCGCTTTGATGTGGTTTATCCTGCAGCAGGAAGTGCTAATAGTGCGATTGCTTTAGATTTGAAGTCTTTAGAGGTTCATTCTAAAGCGTTAGGTTGGGTAGATGTTTGTAAAAACTGGTAA